The Deinococcus carri genomic sequence AGCCCAGGATGACTTCTTCAATCTGGTCGGGGGAAACCCCCGACCGGCTCACCGCCTCGCGGAGGACCAGGGCAGCCAGGTCGTCGGGGCGGATGCTGGACAGCGAACCACGTATCGCCCCCACCGGTGTACGCACGGCGGATACGATGACGACATCCTGGTCTTGCAAGCTTGTCTGGGTCATGAATTTTCCTCTGGAGGGGTCCTCTGGCGGTGAGTGGGTCGATGGAGTCGGGTGCCGTGATACTGTTCGACGGCGCGGGAGATCAGCGGTGCCGTGGCCCCCAGGGTGCGTTCCTCGGTGAGGGCAGCCCAGTCCACCCGGTCTCCGAGGTGGCCCAGCTGCTCCCGGACGAGTTCGACAAGGTGGCCCTTTCCCGCCAGCGCCTGCGGGACGGCGTCGCGGATCAGGGCTTTTGCCTCCTCCCTGGGCAGAACGGCGGTCAGGGCGAAGCTGAGGGCCTCGGCGAGCATCAGGCCGTGCGAAGCCTGAACGTTCTCCCTCATGCGCTGGGCCTGCACCTCCAGCGCGCCCAGCAGGCGGCGGGTGTGGGCGAGGGCTGCCCCGGTCAGGCCGAGCATCTGCGGCACAGTGAGCCACTCCACCTGCCAGCCGTGCGTGCCGCGTTCGTGCTCCTGCACCCCGCTGCGCGCCACCGCGGCCAGCAGCCCGGCATTCGTGCTCGCCGCGGCCAGGATCACTTCGGAGGTGATGGGATTCTGTTTCTGTGGCATGGTGCTGGACCCGCCCCCCCCACCCCCCTCGCGCACCTCGCCGACCTCGCTCTGGGCGAGCAGGATCATGTCCTGTGCGAGCTTGCCCAGGCTGGTCCCGACCCCCGTGAGCCAGGCGGCGAGTTCGAGGATGGTGTCGCGCTGGGTGTGCCAGGGCGTGGGGGGGGCGGACAGCCCCAGTTCGGCGGCGAGCGCTTCGGCCACGTCCAGGCCCCGGTCCTCCAGCGCGGCGAGCGTGCCCGCTGCCCCCCCGAAACTCACCACGTACAGCCGCCCCTCCAGTTCCCGCAGCCGTTCCAGGTGCCGGGTGATGGGGGTCAGCCACCCTGCCGCCTTGAGGCCGAACGTGACGGGCAGGGCCTGCTGCGAGTGGGTCCGGCCCGGCATCAGCGTCCCGGCATGCGCCTGGGAGAGTTCCGCGAGCCGGTCGCCCACGGCGAGCAGTTCACGGCGCAGCACGCCCAGCGCTTCACGCGCGGCGAGCACGGAGGCCGTGTCCACGATGTCCTGGGTGGTCGCGCCGAAATGCAGGTGGTCGCGCGCAGGGGCGGGGAGAGCAGGGCGGAGTTGACCGAGCAGGGCGCTCACGGGAACGCCGTCCGTGAGGAGGCCTTCGCGGAGTTGCCCCAGGTCAGGGGAGAAGGTCCGCGTGAGTTGCAGGATTGCCCCCGCCGACTCGGGCGGGATGATCCCCAGCCTGCCCTGCACGGCGGCGAGCGCTCCCTCCACCTCCAGCAGGCGGCGGACATAGGCCTCGTCGCTGAAGAGGGCCGCCACCTCCGGCTGGGAAAAGAGGGTCCCGAAGAGGGCGGAGTCGGCGGGCGTCAGCGGCATCGGCGGAACCTCACGGGGCGAAGAAGACGGTCTCGTCCTCGCCCTGCATGTGGAAGTCGAAGCGGTACACGGTCCCGTCCGGCGTCTCCTCCCGCCGGGCGATCAGGGTGTGACGGCGCTCCTCGGGAACCAGGGCGAGCACGGGGTCGGTGCTGTTGTCCTCGTCACTGAAGTACACGGCGGTGATCAGGTGCGTGAGGAGGCCCCGCATACCCAGCCAGATGTTGAGCCGTGGAGC encodes the following:
- the pcaB gene encoding 3-carboxy-cis,cis-muconate cycloisomerase, coding for MPLTPADSALFGTLFSQPEVAALFSDEAYVRRLLEVEGALAAVQGRLGIIPPESAGAILQLTRTFSPDLGQLREGLLTDGVPVSALLGQLRPALPAPARDHLHFGATTQDIVDTASVLAAREALGVLRRELLAVGDRLAELSQAHAGTLMPGRTHSQQALPVTFGLKAAGWLTPITRHLERLRELEGRLYVVSFGGAAGTLAALEDRGLDVAEALAAELGLSAPPTPWHTQRDTILELAAWLTGVGTSLGKLAQDMILLAQSEVGEVREGGGGGGSSTMPQKQNPITSEVILAAASTNAGLLAAVARSGVQEHERGTHGWQVEWLTVPQMLGLTGAALAHTRRLLGALEVQAQRMRENVQASHGLMLAEALSFALTAVLPREEAKALIRDAVPQALAGKGHLVELVREQLGHLGDRVDWAALTEERTLGATAPLISRAVEQYHGTRLHRPTHRQRTPPEENS